In one Mangrovibacterium diazotrophicum genomic region, the following are encoded:
- a CDS encoding NAD(P)-dependent oxidoreductase, whose protein sequence is MKRVLIATEKPFAHSALSKISEVIRQSGYELHLLEKYQSKTELLEAVKSAEALIVRSDIVDREVLDAATDLKIVVRAGAGYDNVDTAYAKEKSVVVMNTPGQNSNAVAELAIGLAIYGIREFFSGKSGGELRGRTLGLHGYGYVARNVHRIARAFGMRVIVYTRYSKAQATSEGLEVASSLEELYALSDVVSIHVPARGEHLKSVSMDVLKHLKENAIIVNTARKEVIHEEDLCAFMEERTDVKYLSDITPDCAAVFAEKFAGRYYFTPKKIGAQTEEANTNAGVAAAEQIVSFFENDDRSFQVNK, encoded by the coding sequence ATGAAAAGGGTATTAATTGCAACGGAAAAGCCGTTTGCTCATTCGGCTTTGAGTAAAATCTCAGAGGTAATTCGCCAGTCCGGTTACGAATTACATTTACTCGAAAAATATCAATCCAAAACAGAACTGCTAGAGGCTGTGAAATCAGCAGAAGCGCTCATTGTCCGCAGCGACATTGTTGATCGCGAAGTGCTGGATGCAGCAACAGATTTGAAGATTGTTGTTCGCGCAGGTGCCGGATACGACAATGTGGATACCGCCTACGCCAAAGAAAAATCGGTGGTGGTAATGAACACCCCCGGGCAGAACTCGAATGCAGTGGCAGAACTGGCAATTGGCCTGGCTATTTACGGTATTCGCGAATTCTTCAGCGGCAAATCAGGCGGCGAGTTGCGTGGACGTACTTTGGGTCTGCACGGCTATGGCTATGTGGCGCGTAACGTGCACCGCATTGCCCGGGCGTTCGGCATGAGGGTGATTGTGTACACTCGTTACAGTAAAGCACAAGCCACTTCAGAAGGATTGGAAGTGGCCAGTTCGCTGGAAGAATTGTACGCTTTGTCAGATGTGGTTTCAATTCATGTTCCGGCTCGAGGTGAACATTTGAAATCGGTGAGCATGGACGTGCTGAAGCACCTGAAAGAAAATGCCATCATTGTAAATACAGCCCGTAAAGAGGTGATTCACGAAGAAGATCTGTGTGCGTTTATGGAGGAGCGTACGGACGTGAAATACCTGTCGGATATAACGCCGGATTGTGCTGCTGTTTTCGCTGAAAAGTTTGCTGGTCGATACTATTTTACACCAAAAAAAATAGGGGCACAAACCGAAGAGGCTAATACAAATGCGGGTGTTGCTGCAGCTGAGCAGATCGTTTCGTTCTTCGAAAACGACGACCGCAGCTTCCAGGTTAATAAATAA
- a CDS encoding DUF1015 domain-containing protein, producing MAIVKAFKGLRPPKAIVSDLACLPYDVMNSEEAAAMASGKENSLLHITRAEIDCPAGVDIHSAEVYNKAVESFQAFQQQGWLVQDEEARFYIYAQTMNGRTQYGIVGAAACEDYHNGVIKKHELTRPDKEEDRMVLTRYLSANIEPVFFSYKAVPAIDEIVNSVVQNTEPEYDFVAEDGFGHHFWVIRDQALNARIEQLFETQVPATYVADGHHRTAAAARIGAERKAQNPNHTGDEAYNFFMAVHFPDNQLQIIDYNRVVKDLNGLTETEFLEKLQDGFELEKIGSKICKPGELHEMSMYLDGSWYKLKAKEGTYHDEDPISVLDVTILSKQVLEPILNIRDLRISKRIDFVGGIRGLGALQKRVDSGEMKVAFALFPVSMKQLIDIADTGNIMPPKTTWFEPKLRSGLVIHKLD from the coding sequence ATGGCAATTGTAAAAGCTTTTAAAGGCTTGCGACCACCAAAAGCCATTGTCAGCGACCTTGCTTGTCTTCCGTATGATGTGATGAATTCGGAAGAAGCTGCCGCAATGGCTTCCGGAAAAGAAAATTCCCTGCTTCATATTACCCGTGCCGAAATTGATTGCCCCGCCGGAGTTGATATTCACAGTGCGGAGGTGTACAACAAGGCTGTTGAAAGTTTCCAGGCTTTTCAGCAACAAGGCTGGCTGGTTCAGGATGAGGAAGCCCGTTTCTACATTTATGCACAGACGATGAATGGTCGCACGCAGTATGGCATCGTTGGCGCAGCGGCCTGTGAAGATTACCATAACGGGGTCATCAAAAAACACGAGCTAACCAGGCCGGACAAGGAAGAGGACCGAATGGTTTTAACTCGCTACCTGAGTGCGAACATCGAGCCGGTTTTCTTTTCGTATAAAGCGGTTCCTGCGATTGATGAGATTGTGAACTCCGTCGTTCAAAATACAGAACCTGAATATGATTTTGTGGCTGAAGATGGATTTGGACATCATTTCTGGGTGATTCGGGATCAGGCCCTGAATGCCCGGATCGAGCAGTTGTTTGAGACGCAAGTACCGGCAACTTATGTGGCCGATGGCCACCACCGCACCGCTGCAGCAGCCCGCATCGGCGCAGAGCGTAAAGCGCAGAATCCAAATCATACCGGCGATGAAGCTTATAACTTCTTCATGGCGGTGCACTTCCCCGATAATCAACTGCAAATTATTGATTACAACAGGGTGGTGAAGGATCTGAACGGATTAACAGAAACTGAATTCCTTGAAAAACTTCAGGATGGTTTTGAGCTTGAGAAGATTGGCTCCAAAATTTGCAAGCCCGGCGAACTACACGAAATGAGTATGTATTTGGATGGTTCGTGGTATAAGCTGAAAGCCAAAGAAGGCACTTACCACGACGAAGATCCGATCAGCGTGCTCGACGTGACCATTCTGTCGAAACAGGTTTTGGAACCTATTCTGAATATCCGTGATTTGAGAATATCCAAACGAATTGATTTCGTCGGCGGAATCCGCGGACTGGGAGCGCTGCAGAAACGTGTTGACAGTGGCGAAATGAAAGTTGCTTTCGCGCTGTTCCCGGTATCGATGAAGCAACTTATTGACATTGCTGATACGGGCAACATTATGCCTCCCAAAACAACCTGGTTCGAACCAAAACTTCGTTCCGGTCTCGTCATTCACAAGCTGGATTAG
- a CDS encoding aminotransferase class IV family protein, translated as MSQLLETIKLENGRLFDLEYHNRRMNAARRELFGTLPPVDLADIIQVPEECCDGLYRCRIVYSNQIESIEFIPQKERTFSSLKLVVCDHLDYHLKYANRSLLNELYAQRGEADEIIIVRNNEITDCSIGNLLFYDGESWVTPADPLLQGTQRQKLLETGHIQEEFIVVQDLKNYSKVAIINTFFDLKNMPIIEIENIF; from the coding sequence ATGTCCCAATTGCTGGAAACCATTAAGCTTGAAAATGGCCGACTGTTCGATCTCGAATACCACAACCGACGGATGAATGCTGCCCGACGGGAACTATTCGGTACCCTACCGCCCGTCGATCTTGCTGACATTATCCAAGTACCCGAAGAATGTTGCGACGGACTTTACCGCTGCCGCATTGTCTATTCCAACCAAATTGAGTCGATTGAGTTTATCCCGCAAAAGGAACGCACATTTTCGAGTCTCAAACTGGTCGTCTGCGACCACCTTGATTACCATTTGAAATACGCCAACCGCAGTTTGCTGAATGAACTGTACGCGCAACGCGGTGAAGCGGATGAAATCATCATTGTTCGCAACAATGAAATTACCGATTGCAGCATTGGCAACCTGCTGTTTTACGATGGTGAAAGTTGGGTGACTCCGGCCGACCCGCTTTTGCAGGGAACGCAACGCCAAAAACTGTTGGAAACCGGCCATATTCAGGAAGAATTCATCGTTGTTCAAGACCTCAAAAACTACTCAAAAGTGGCAATTATCAACACCTTTTTCGACCTAAAAAACATGCCAATTATTGAAATTGAGAATATTTTCTAA
- the serC gene encoding 3-phosphoserine/phosphohydroxythreonine transaminase encodes MKKHNFYAGPSILPEFTKQKTAEAAVDFAGTGLSVMEVSHRSKEFVAVMDEAVALVKELLKVPEGYSVLFLQGGASLSFLMAPYNLMKSKAAYLVTGSWASKAMKEAKYFGEVVEVASSKDKNFNYIPKAFEVPADADYLHITTNNTIFGTEIKTDLDVPVPMIADMSSDIFSRPIDVAKYDMIYAGAQKNLGPSGATLVIIKDEALDKTGRTIPTMLDFQTHIKNDSMFNTPSTIAVYACLQTLIWLKDKGGVEAMEKINIEKADLLYAELDRNKLFVPTVPAAEDRSRMNVTFVMAEGYEALEKEFNEFATSKGMIGLKGHRSVGGFRASIYNAMPVESVQALIDVMAEFEANH; translated from the coding sequence ATGAAGAAGCATAATTTTTATGCAGGACCCTCAATCCTACCAGAATTTACCAAACAAAAAACTGCCGAAGCAGCTGTTGACTTTGCCGGTACCGGACTTTCTGTAATGGAAGTGTCGCACCGTAGTAAAGAGTTCGTTGCGGTTATGGACGAAGCGGTTGCCTTGGTGAAGGAATTGTTGAAAGTTCCGGAAGGTTACTCGGTGTTGTTTTTGCAAGGTGGTGCCAGCCTCTCATTCTTGATGGCTCCGTACAACCTGATGAAGTCAAAAGCAGCTTATTTGGTTACAGGTTCTTGGGCTTCGAAAGCCATGAAAGAAGCAAAATATTTTGGTGAAGTTGTTGAGGTAGCTTCTTCAAAAGATAAAAATTTCAACTATATCCCGAAAGCGTTTGAAGTGCCTGCTGATGCTGATTATTTGCACATCACAACAAACAATACAATCTTCGGTACTGAAATTAAAACTGACTTGGACGTTCCTGTTCCAATGATTGCCGATATGTCTTCAGACATCTTCAGCCGTCCGATTGATGTTGCTAAATATGACATGATTTACGCTGGTGCTCAAAAGAACCTGGGACCTTCAGGTGCTACACTGGTAATCATTAAAGATGAAGCGTTGGACAAAACAGGTCGCACAATCCCGACTATGTTGGATTTCCAAACACACATCAAAAACGATTCAATGTTCAATACTCCTTCAACGATCGCAGTTTATGCTTGTTTGCAAACACTGATCTGGTTGAAAGACAAAGGTGGTGTTGAAGCAATGGAAAAAATCAACATCGAAAAAGCTGACCTGTTGTACGCTGAATTGGATCGCAACAAATTGTTTGTTCCTACAGTTCCTGCAGCAGAAGATCGTTCACGCATGAACGTGACTTTCGTAATGGCTGAAGGATATGAAGCTTTGGAAAAAGAATTCAACGAATTCGCTACATCAAAAGGAATGATTGGTCTGAAAGGACACCGTTCAGTTGGTGGTTTCCGCGCTTCAATCTACAATGCAATGCCGGTTGAAAGTGTTCAGGCACTGATCGACGTGATGGCAGAGTTCGAAGCAAACCATTAA
- a CDS encoding 2-phosphosulfolactate phosphatase, which produces MYSKHANDDNIVVVVDILRATSTICTALHNGVKRIIPVSTVEEAKAKKDEGYIVASERDGYVLDFADFGNSPFNFTADKVKDKEIVYSTTNGTRCIHMAAHSKAVVVGSFLNLTALANWLIGQDSPVLIFCASWKDRFSLEDTVFAGALAEKLLASGKFETICDAVTASLDLWSLASPDLNGYIQKAAQKGRLAAKGLDDCIEFCHQPDFTSVIPVFADGDLVPVS; this is translated from the coding sequence ATGTATTCGAAGCACGCCAACGACGATAACATTGTTGTTGTTGTTGATATTCTCCGCGCTACCTCTACAATATGTACTGCCCTGCACAACGGTGTAAAACGAATTATTCCGGTTTCCACGGTTGAAGAAGCGAAGGCTAAAAAAGACGAAGGTTATATTGTGGCCTCCGAACGGGATGGCTATGTGCTGGATTTTGCGGACTTCGGAAATTCGCCGTTCAACTTTACCGCTGATAAAGTGAAGGACAAGGAGATTGTTTATTCAACGACTAACGGAACGCGCTGCATTCATATGGCTGCACACTCCAAAGCGGTTGTTGTCGGTTCGTTCCTGAATTTGACAGCTCTTGCCAATTGGTTGATTGGACAGGATTCGCCGGTGTTGATTTTCTGCGCTTCGTGGAAGGATCGTTTCAGTTTGGAAGACACGGTTTTTGCCGGAGCTTTAGCTGAAAAATTATTGGCGTCGGGCAAGTTCGAAACCATCTGTGATGCTGTTACGGCATCGCTGGATTTGTGGTCGCTGGCCAGCCCCGATTTGAACGGATACATCCAAAAAGCGGCCCAGAAAGGTCGTTTGGCGGCTAAAGGTTTGGACGACTGTATTGAATTCTGTCACCAGCCTGATTTCACCTCGGTCATTCCGGTTTTTGCCGATGGTGATTTGGTTCCCGTTAGTTAA
- a CDS encoding aminodeoxychorismate synthase component I has translation MYTIGSDIIQQMNELGQKRRPFVFLFDFECQRAKVLEWGQCLPELLWRTPQRSNFMKKDLPAHAVKWETEPVSFSRYEEAFELVQKHIHGGDSYLLNLTMPTKVKTNLTLEEIAHKSQSPYLVYLKNEFVCFSPEIFVRIENGEISSYPMKGTIDASIPDAANRLKTDRKELAEHHTIVDLIRNDLSRVAEQVEVKRFCYMDEIVSNQGRLLQMSSEISGKLPGDYREHLGDLFAGLLPAGSISGAPKKKTVEIIHAAEQYERGWYTGIFGMFDGEKVDSCVLIRYLEQNEDHFTFKSGGGITHLSNCLEEYDELIKKVYVPIAGNH, from the coding sequence ATGTATACCATTGGAAGCGATATTATCCAGCAAATGAACGAACTGGGACAAAAAAGACGTCCTTTTGTGTTCCTGTTCGATTTTGAATGCCAGCGAGCCAAAGTGCTCGAATGGGGCCAATGTCTGCCGGAATTGCTATGGCGAACACCTCAACGCAGCAACTTCATGAAAAAGGATTTGCCTGCACACGCGGTAAAATGGGAAACGGAGCCTGTAAGCTTCAGTCGCTACGAGGAAGCTTTCGAGCTGGTGCAAAAACACATTCACGGTGGCGATAGCTACCTGTTGAACCTAACCATGCCCACGAAGGTGAAAACCAACCTGACATTGGAGGAGATCGCTCATAAAAGCCAATCGCCCTACCTGGTTTACCTGAAAAACGAGTTTGTTTGTTTCTCACCCGAGATCTTCGTTCGGATTGAAAATGGTGAAATTTCGTCGTACCCGATGAAAGGTACCATTGACGCCAGCATACCGGATGCTGCCAATAGACTGAAGACAGACCGGAAAGAACTGGCCGAACATCATACCATTGTCGATTTGATTCGGAATGATTTGAGTCGCGTTGCGGAGCAAGTAGAAGTGAAGCGTTTTTGTTACATGGACGAGATCGTATCCAACCAAGGCCGTTTGCTACAGATGAGTTCCGAAATCAGCGGGAAATTACCAGGCGATTATCGCGAACATTTGGGCGATCTGTTTGCCGGTTTGCTTCCGGCAGGCTCCATCAGCGGGGCGCCAAAAAAGAAAACAGTTGAGATTATTCATGCTGCCGAGCAATACGAGCGGGGTTGGTACACCGGAATTTTCGGAATGTTCGATGGTGAAAAAGTTGACAGTTGCGTCCTGATTCGTTACCTTGAGCAAAACGAAGATCATTTTACCTTTAAGAGCGGCGGTGGCATCACCCACCTGAGCAACTGCCTTGAGGAATATGACGAACTGATAAAAAAGGTGTATGTCCCAATTGCTGGAAACCATTAA